A part of Vulpes vulpes isolate BD-2025 chromosome 15, VulVul3, whole genome shotgun sequence genomic DNA contains:
- the MARCHF8 gene encoding E3 ubiquitin-protein ligase MARCHF8 isoform X1 encodes MSMPLHQISAIPTQDATSARIYRSKTKEKEREEQNEKTLGHSMSHSSNISKAGGSSLASAPASAFSRASVTPSNQDICSASTVCSECCHQSPVQSAVVLKAPQCQSSLTQGLTVTVICKDTLSKRNSRGSERAPALKSADSTKARRTLKYSKSLNDVGEKAQDTVGSFYYVERTWSEGKLILPQDPGLRVNRFHQKEKRELHCKTLGRSKQSCVSFLSANCSTASEMEAGKGGTHIPLLEEKTDGETMSRSRRLLQCLFLLSRSSSASGPHGLPELESCATHLHTAESSSGLAGSTGFCSDEMGDDDVFEESTSAKWRSKVLRAPLCSVEKDSDLDCPSPPSEKCPPVSPVSTSGDACRICHCEGDEESPLITPCRCTGSLHFVHQTCLQQWIKSSDTRCCELCKYEFIMEIKLKPLRKWEKLQMTASERRKIMCSVTFHVIAITCVVWSLYVLIDRTTEEIKHGQATGILEWPFWTKLVVVAIGFTGGLLFMYVQCKVYIQLWKRLKAYNRVIYVQNCPETSKKSIFENSALTEPNFENKDGHGICHSDTNSSCWTEPEDTGTEIVHV; translated from the exons AATGAGAAGACTTTGGGACATTCCATGAGTCATTCAAGTAACATTTCTAAG GCTGGGGGTTCTTCATTGGCGTCGGCTCCGGCATCCGCCTTCTCTCGCGCTTCTGTCACGCCGTCCAATCAGGACATCTGCAG TGCCAGTACGGTGTGTTCTGAGTGTTGTCACCAAAGTCCCGTGCAGTCTGCTGTTGTCTTGAAAGCTCCTCAGTGCCAGAGTTCTCTGACACAAGGGCTCACTGTGACAGTTATCTGTAAAGACACATTGTCCAAGAGAAATTCCCGAGGTTCAGAACGGGCCCCAGCCTTGAAGTCTGCTGACAGCACCAAAGCCAGAAGAACACTAAAGTACTCGAAATCCCTAAACGATGTGGGTGAGAAGGCCCAGGATACTGTGGGAAGTTTTTACTATGTGGAAAGAACTTGGTCCGAAGGGAAACTGATACTTCCTCAAGATCCAGGTCTAAGAGTTAACAGGTTccatcagaaggaaaaaagagaactgcATTGCAAAACTCTTGGCAGATCCAAACAGTCTTGTGTTTCATTCCTTTCTGCCAATTGTTCAACTGCCTCAGAGATGGAAGCTGGCAAGGGGGGCACGCACATCCCTCttttggaagagaaaacagatggtGAAACCATGTCTAGGAGCCGGCGCCTGCTCCAGTGCCTGTTCTTGCTCTCGCGCAGCTCCAGCGCCAGTGGCCCACATGGGCTCCCCGAGCTGGAGAGCTGTGCCACCCACCTGCACACCGCTGAGTCCTCCAGTGGGCTGGCAGGGAGCACAGGCTTCTGCTCTGATGAAATGGGAGATGATGATGTCTTTGAGGAGAGCACGTCTGCAAAGTGGAGGAGCAAGGTCCTGCGGGCGCCCCTCTGCTCAGTAGAGAAGGACAGTGACCTGGATTGTCCTTCTCCCCCCTCTGAAAAATGCCCCCCTGTCTCTCCTGTGTCCACGTCAGGGGATGCCTGCAG GATCTGCCACTGTGAAGGGGATGAAGAGAGCCCCTTGATCACCCCCTGCCGCTGCACAGGGAGCCTCCACTTTGTGCACCAGACCTGCCTGCAGCAGTGGATCAAGAGCTCTGACACACGCTGCTGTGAGCTCTGCAAGTACGAGTTCATCATGGAGATCAAGCTGAAGCCTTTGAGAAAA TGGGAGAAGTTGCAGATGACGGCTAGTGAGCGCAGGAAGATAATGTGCTCAGTGACATTCCATGTCATCGCCATCACCTGTGTGGTCTGGTCCTTGTATGTGCTCATTGACCGAACCACTGAGGAGATCAAACATGGACAGGCAACAG GAATCCTAGAGTGGCCCTTTTGGACTAAACTGGTGGTTGTGGCCATTGGCTTTACTGGCGGACTTCTTTTTATGTACGTTCAGTGCAAAGTGTACATACAATTATGGAAGAGACTCAAGGCTTATAACAGAGTAATCTATGTTCAGAACTGTCcagaaacaagcaaaaagagTATTTTTGAAAACTCTGCACTAACAGAACCcaactttgaaaataaagatgGACATGGAATCTGCCATTCCGACACAAACTCTTCTTGTTGGACAGAACCTGAAGACACTGGAACAGAAATCGTTCATGTCTGA
- the MARCHF8 gene encoding E3 ubiquitin-protein ligase MARCHF8 isoform X3 encodes MLPLLESTENEKTLGHSMSHSSNISKAGGSSLASAPASAFSRASVTPSNQDICSASTVCSECCHQSPVQSAVVLKAPQCQSSLTQGLTVTVICKDTLSKRNSRGSERAPALKSADSTKARRTLKYSKSLNDVGEKAQDTVGSFYYVERTWSEGKLILPQDPGLRVNRFHQKEKRELHCKTLGRSKQSCVSFLSANCSTASEMEAGKGGTHIPLLEEKTDGETMSRSRRLLQCLFLLSRSSSASGPHGLPELESCATHLHTAESSSGLAGSTGFCSDEMGDDDVFEESTSAKWRSKVLRAPLCSVEKDSDLDCPSPPSEKCPPVSPVSTSGDACRICHCEGDEESPLITPCRCTGSLHFVHQTCLQQWIKSSDTRCCELCKYEFIMEIKLKPLRKWEKLQMTASERRKIMCSVTFHVIAITCVVWSLYVLIDRTTEEIKHGQATGILEWPFWTKLVVVAIGFTGGLLFMYVQCKVYIQLWKRLKAYNRVIYVQNCPETSKKSIFENSALTEPNFENKDGHGICHSDTNSSCWTEPEDTGTEIVHV; translated from the exons AATGAGAAGACTTTGGGACATTCCATGAGTCATTCAAGTAACATTTCTAAG GCTGGGGGTTCTTCATTGGCGTCGGCTCCGGCATCCGCCTTCTCTCGCGCTTCTGTCACGCCGTCCAATCAGGACATCTGCAG TGCCAGTACGGTGTGTTCTGAGTGTTGTCACCAAAGTCCCGTGCAGTCTGCTGTTGTCTTGAAAGCTCCTCAGTGCCAGAGTTCTCTGACACAAGGGCTCACTGTGACAGTTATCTGTAAAGACACATTGTCCAAGAGAAATTCCCGAGGTTCAGAACGGGCCCCAGCCTTGAAGTCTGCTGACAGCACCAAAGCCAGAAGAACACTAAAGTACTCGAAATCCCTAAACGATGTGGGTGAGAAGGCCCAGGATACTGTGGGAAGTTTTTACTATGTGGAAAGAACTTGGTCCGAAGGGAAACTGATACTTCCTCAAGATCCAGGTCTAAGAGTTAACAGGTTccatcagaaggaaaaaagagaactgcATTGCAAAACTCTTGGCAGATCCAAACAGTCTTGTGTTTCATTCCTTTCTGCCAATTGTTCAACTGCCTCAGAGATGGAAGCTGGCAAGGGGGGCACGCACATCCCTCttttggaagagaaaacagatggtGAAACCATGTCTAGGAGCCGGCGCCTGCTCCAGTGCCTGTTCTTGCTCTCGCGCAGCTCCAGCGCCAGTGGCCCACATGGGCTCCCCGAGCTGGAGAGCTGTGCCACCCACCTGCACACCGCTGAGTCCTCCAGTGGGCTGGCAGGGAGCACAGGCTTCTGCTCTGATGAAATGGGAGATGATGATGTCTTTGAGGAGAGCACGTCTGCAAAGTGGAGGAGCAAGGTCCTGCGGGCGCCCCTCTGCTCAGTAGAGAAGGACAGTGACCTGGATTGTCCTTCTCCCCCCTCTGAAAAATGCCCCCCTGTCTCTCCTGTGTCCACGTCAGGGGATGCCTGCAG GATCTGCCACTGTGAAGGGGATGAAGAGAGCCCCTTGATCACCCCCTGCCGCTGCACAGGGAGCCTCCACTTTGTGCACCAGACCTGCCTGCAGCAGTGGATCAAGAGCTCTGACACACGCTGCTGTGAGCTCTGCAAGTACGAGTTCATCATGGAGATCAAGCTGAAGCCTTTGAGAAAA TGGGAGAAGTTGCAGATGACGGCTAGTGAGCGCAGGAAGATAATGTGCTCAGTGACATTCCATGTCATCGCCATCACCTGTGTGGTCTGGTCCTTGTATGTGCTCATTGACCGAACCACTGAGGAGATCAAACATGGACAGGCAACAG GAATCCTAGAGTGGCCCTTTTGGACTAAACTGGTGGTTGTGGCCATTGGCTTTACTGGCGGACTTCTTTTTATGTACGTTCAGTGCAAAGTGTACATACAATTATGGAAGAGACTCAAGGCTTATAACAGAGTAATCTATGTTCAGAACTGTCcagaaacaagcaaaaagagTATTTTTGAAAACTCTGCACTAACAGAACCcaactttgaaaataaagatgGACATGGAATCTGCCATTCCGACACAAACTCTTCTTGTTGGACAGAACCTGAAGACACTGGAACAGAAATCGTTCATGTCTGA
- the MARCHF8 gene encoding E3 ubiquitin-protein ligase MARCHF8 isoform X2, with protein sequence MSMPLHQISAIPTQDATSARIYRSKTKEKEREEQAGGSSLASAPASAFSRASVTPSNQDICSASTVCSECCHQSPVQSAVVLKAPQCQSSLTQGLTVTVICKDTLSKRNSRGSERAPALKSADSTKARRTLKYSKSLNDVGEKAQDTVGSFYYVERTWSEGKLILPQDPGLRVNRFHQKEKRELHCKTLGRSKQSCVSFLSANCSTASEMEAGKGGTHIPLLEEKTDGETMSRSRRLLQCLFLLSRSSSASGPHGLPELESCATHLHTAESSSGLAGSTGFCSDEMGDDDVFEESTSAKWRSKVLRAPLCSVEKDSDLDCPSPPSEKCPPVSPVSTSGDACRICHCEGDEESPLITPCRCTGSLHFVHQTCLQQWIKSSDTRCCELCKYEFIMEIKLKPLRKWEKLQMTASERRKIMCSVTFHVIAITCVVWSLYVLIDRTTEEIKHGQATGILEWPFWTKLVVVAIGFTGGLLFMYVQCKVYIQLWKRLKAYNRVIYVQNCPETSKKSIFENSALTEPNFENKDGHGICHSDTNSSCWTEPEDTGTEIVHV encoded by the exons GCTGGGGGTTCTTCATTGGCGTCGGCTCCGGCATCCGCCTTCTCTCGCGCTTCTGTCACGCCGTCCAATCAGGACATCTGCAG TGCCAGTACGGTGTGTTCTGAGTGTTGTCACCAAAGTCCCGTGCAGTCTGCTGTTGTCTTGAAAGCTCCTCAGTGCCAGAGTTCTCTGACACAAGGGCTCACTGTGACAGTTATCTGTAAAGACACATTGTCCAAGAGAAATTCCCGAGGTTCAGAACGGGCCCCAGCCTTGAAGTCTGCTGACAGCACCAAAGCCAGAAGAACACTAAAGTACTCGAAATCCCTAAACGATGTGGGTGAGAAGGCCCAGGATACTGTGGGAAGTTTTTACTATGTGGAAAGAACTTGGTCCGAAGGGAAACTGATACTTCCTCAAGATCCAGGTCTAAGAGTTAACAGGTTccatcagaaggaaaaaagagaactgcATTGCAAAACTCTTGGCAGATCCAAACAGTCTTGTGTTTCATTCCTTTCTGCCAATTGTTCAACTGCCTCAGAGATGGAAGCTGGCAAGGGGGGCACGCACATCCCTCttttggaagagaaaacagatggtGAAACCATGTCTAGGAGCCGGCGCCTGCTCCAGTGCCTGTTCTTGCTCTCGCGCAGCTCCAGCGCCAGTGGCCCACATGGGCTCCCCGAGCTGGAGAGCTGTGCCACCCACCTGCACACCGCTGAGTCCTCCAGTGGGCTGGCAGGGAGCACAGGCTTCTGCTCTGATGAAATGGGAGATGATGATGTCTTTGAGGAGAGCACGTCTGCAAAGTGGAGGAGCAAGGTCCTGCGGGCGCCCCTCTGCTCAGTAGAGAAGGACAGTGACCTGGATTGTCCTTCTCCCCCCTCTGAAAAATGCCCCCCTGTCTCTCCTGTGTCCACGTCAGGGGATGCCTGCAG GATCTGCCACTGTGAAGGGGATGAAGAGAGCCCCTTGATCACCCCCTGCCGCTGCACAGGGAGCCTCCACTTTGTGCACCAGACCTGCCTGCAGCAGTGGATCAAGAGCTCTGACACACGCTGCTGTGAGCTCTGCAAGTACGAGTTCATCATGGAGATCAAGCTGAAGCCTTTGAGAAAA TGGGAGAAGTTGCAGATGACGGCTAGTGAGCGCAGGAAGATAATGTGCTCAGTGACATTCCATGTCATCGCCATCACCTGTGTGGTCTGGTCCTTGTATGTGCTCATTGACCGAACCACTGAGGAGATCAAACATGGACAGGCAACAG GAATCCTAGAGTGGCCCTTTTGGACTAAACTGGTGGTTGTGGCCATTGGCTTTACTGGCGGACTTCTTTTTATGTACGTTCAGTGCAAAGTGTACATACAATTATGGAAGAGACTCAAGGCTTATAACAGAGTAATCTATGTTCAGAACTGTCcagaaacaagcaaaaagagTATTTTTGAAAACTCTGCACTAACAGAACCcaactttgaaaataaagatgGACATGGAATCTGCCATTCCGACACAAACTCTTCTTGTTGGACAGAACCTGAAGACACTGGAACAGAAATCGTTCATGTCTGA